From one Triticum urartu cultivar G1812 chromosome 3, Tu2.1, whole genome shotgun sequence genomic stretch:
- the LOC125545035 gene encoding protein translation factor SUI1 homolog: MSDLDVQVPTAFDPFAEANAEDSGAGAGSKNYVHVRVQQRNGRKSLTTVQGLKKDYSYNKILKDLKKEFCCNGTVVQDPELGQVIQLQGDQRKNVATFLVQAGLAKKESIKIHGF; this comes from the exons ATGTCTGATCTCGACGTCCAGGTTCCAACTGCTTTTG ATCCGTTTGCTGAGGCAAATGCTGAGGACTCCGGCGCTGGTGCTGGATCAAAGAACTATGTGCATGTGCGTGTCCAGCAGCGCAACGGAAGAAAGAGTCTGACTACTGTTCAGGGCTTGAAGAAAGATTACAGCTACAACAAGATTCTCAAGGATCTCAAAAAGGAATTCTGCTGTAATGGTACTGTAGTCCAGGATCCAGAACTAGGCCAG GTCATCCAACTCCAAGGTGATCAGCGTAAAAATGTTGCTACTTTCCTAGTTCAG GCTGGACTTGCAAAGAAAGAGAGCATCAAGATTCACGGATTTTAG